A stretch of the Oenococcus sp. UCMA 16435 genome encodes the following:
- the recO gene encoding DNA repair protein RecO, translating into MADKISGIVISVRDYSENDSLIKIISPTLGINTYLARGSKKTKSSLKIATQLFTYGDFFGKYPKRNGLGYLNSAESTSIFKNISLNIILNAYASHIAELLVAAFDENTNIDQWYLMFFQALKKIDIGLDPQIIANVFEIQLLGAFGVEPNLLSDPIDGQTEGEFDFSEQYNGILSKKHYQLDDHRLHADPKAIYYLRMFSKIKISQFNSIKISDNVKRSLQRVIDLIYDRQVGLKTRSRSFIEQMNSLQIKYPNDSSN; encoded by the coding sequence ATGGCAGATAAAATTTCCGGAATTGTGATCAGTGTTAGAGATTATTCAGAAAATGATTCTCTGATTAAAATTATTAGTCCGACACTTGGAATTAATACTTATTTAGCTCGTGGAAGCAAAAAAACGAAAAGTTCGCTTAAAATTGCTACTCAACTGTTTACTTACGGTGATTTCTTTGGAAAGTATCCAAAAAGAAATGGTCTTGGCTATCTAAATTCAGCTGAATCTACCTCAATCTTTAAAAATATTTCACTTAATATTATTTTGAATGCTTATGCGAGCCATATTGCTGAGTTACTTGTGGCGGCTTTCGATGAAAATACCAATATTGATCAGTGGTATTTGATGTTTTTTCAGGCATTAAAAAAAATTGATATTGGTTTGGATCCACAGATCATTGCTAACGTTTTTGAGATTCAGTTGCTAGGTGCTTTTGGTGTAGAACCGAATTTGTTGTCCGATCCGATTGATGGCCAGACTGAAGGAGAATTTGACTTTTCTGAGCAATATAATGGAATTTTATCAAAAAAACATTACCAACTTGATGATCATCGTCTTCATGCAGATCCGAAAGCAATTTATTATTTGCGTATGTTTTCCAAGATCAAGATTTCTCAATTCAATTCGATTAAAATTTCTGACAATGTAAAGCGTAGTCTTCAACGAGTGATTGATCTAATTTATGATCGACAAGTTGGTTTAAAGACTCGGTCAAGGAGTTTTATTGAACAAATGAATTCTTTGCAGATCAAATATCCGAATGATTCTTCAAACTGA
- a CDS encoding glycine--tRNA ligase subunit alpha gives MTKKMSMQDIILNLQEYWAEQGANLMQAYDNEVGAGTQSPYTFLRANGPEPWNAAYVQPSRRPADGRYGNNPNRLFQHHQFQVVMKPSPENIQELYLGSLAKLGLKASDHDIRFIEDNWENPSMGAAGIGWEIWLDGMEVSQFTYFQQVGSIEVDSVTAEITYGLERLASYIQDVLSVYDLEWGNGVMYGDIFKEPEYEHSVYSFDQSDESMLLENFNQYEAEAKRLTKLGLVHPAYDYILKLSHIFNLLDARGAVSVTERAGYMHRIRSMARAIAQEFIIARAKLGFPLLKDPKLREKYIGEKGIYTKKLVKKAEKEAQIGKK, from the coding sequence ATGACGAAAAAAATGTCAATGCAAGATATAATTTTAAATTTACAAGAATATTGGGCTGAACAAGGCGCTAATCTGATGCAGGCTTATGACAATGAAGTCGGTGCCGGTACTCAAAGTCCCTATACTTTTTTGCGTGCCAATGGTCCCGAACCTTGGAATGCTGCTTATGTTCAACCGTCACGGCGCCCGGCTGATGGCCGTTATGGAAATAATCCCAATCGTTTATTTCAACACCATCAATTCCAGGTAGTCATGAAACCATCACCAGAAAATATTCAGGAATTATATCTTGGAAGTTTGGCTAAATTGGGGTTAAAAGCTTCTGATCATGATATTCGTTTCATTGAAGACAATTGGGAAAACCCATCAATGGGTGCAGCCGGAATTGGTTGGGAAATTTGGCTTGACGGAATGGAAGTTAGTCAATTTACATACTTCCAACAGGTTGGATCAATAGAAGTAGATTCGGTCACAGCGGAGATCACCTATGGCCTTGAGCGATTGGCTTCTTATATTCAGGATGTTTTGTCTGTTTACGATCTTGAATGGGGAAACGGCGTCATGTACGGCGATATTTTCAAGGAACCGGAATACGAACATTCCGTGTACTCTTTTGATCAATCGGATGAAAGTATGCTGCTTGAGAATTTCAATCAATATGAAGCAGAAGCAAAAAGATTAACTAAGTTAGGTCTTGTTCATCCAGCATATGATTATATTTTGAAATTAAGTCATATCTTTAATTTACTAGACGCTAGAGGAGCAGTCTCTGTGACTGAAAGAGCAGGTTACATGCACAGGATAAGAAGCATGGCAAGAGCAATTGCCCAAGAATTTATTATTGCTCGTGCAAAACTTGGTTTTCCTTTACTAAAAGATCCAAAACTTAGAGAAAAATATATTGGAGAGAAGGGTATTTATACAAAAAAATTAGTTAAAAAAGCTGAAAAGGAGGCTCAAATTGGAAAGAAATGA
- the ybeY gene encoding rRNA maturation RNase YbeY, giving the protein MLDVIVLDDKQKELDNDDAKLVKNVLAFAFDFMQLKQNYEMSINFVDDKKIHLINKEYRNTDRATDVISFALEESDRIHIDGVPEELGDLFISLDHAHAQAKEYLHSYNRELAYLAVHGFLHLLGYDHTKSQAAEDEMFGLQDKILEGYGLTK; this is encoded by the coding sequence ATGCTTGACGTTATTGTATTGGATGATAAACAAAAAGAACTCGATAATGACGATGCAAAGCTTGTGAAAAACGTTCTTGCTTTTGCGTTTGATTTCATGCAACTTAAACAAAATTATGAAATGTCGATTAACTTCGTTGATGATAAGAAGATTCATCTAATTAATAAAGAATATCGTAATACCGACCGAGCAACCGATGTTATTTCTTTTGCACTCGAAGAAAGCGATCGAATTCATATAGACGGTGTGCCTGAGGAACTGGGTGATTTATTTATTAGTTTAGACCATGCTCATGCTCAAGCTAAAGAGTACCTTCATAGCTATAATCGCGAATTGGCATATTTGGCAGTCCATGGTTTTTTGCATTTATTGGGTTATGATCATACTAAAAGCCAAGCAGCTGAAGATGAAATGTTTGGATTACAGGATAAGATACTAGAAGGATATGGGCTCACAAAATAA
- a CDS encoding GatB/YqeY domain-containing protein, producing the protein MSLTSDIQAAIIKAMKAQDKEKLSVLRMLKAAISNKQIELGHELSDEEVIAVLASEVKSRRDSIKDFKKGKRDDLVVMTEKEIKVLKSYLPEPLSDDQVSKMIDQTVSNINASGLRDMGKVMGQLSAKTKGRFDGSKLAALVKEKLGA; encoded by the coding sequence ATGAGTTTAACAAGTGATATTCAAGCAGCAATCATTAAAGCAATGAAAGCTCAAGATAAGGAAAAACTTAGCGTTCTGAGGATGCTTAAAGCAGCTATTTCGAATAAGCAGATCGAACTTGGCCATGAGTTGTCGGATGAAGAAGTTATCGCTGTTTTAGCCAGCGAAGTTAAATCTCGAAGAGATTCGATCAAGGACTTTAAAAAAGGCAAACGAGATGACCTGGTTGTTATGACGGAAAAAGAGATTAAAGTTTTGAAATCCTATTTGCCTGAACCTTTGTCAGATGATCAAGTATCGAAAATGATTGATCAGACAGTTTCGAATATTAATGCTTCAGGATTGCGCGATATGGGAAAAGTTATGGGACAGTTGTCTGCTAAAACAAAGGGTCGTTTCGATGGATCTAAATTGGCTGCCCTTGTTAAAGAAAAATTGGGTGCTTGA
- a CDS encoding 30S ribosomal protein S21 — protein sequence MASIIVRHNESFDDALRRFKRGVAKDGTLQEVRKREFYVKPSVARKLKSEAAQKRARKRARNDH from the coding sequence ATGGCAAGTATTATTGTTCGTCATAACGAATCATTCGATGATGCCCTTCGTCGCTTCAAGCGTGGCGTCGCCAAAGACGGTACCCTTCAGGAAGTTCGTAAGCGTGAATTCTACGTTAAGCCTTCTGTTGCTCGTAAGTTGAAGAGCGAGGCAGCACAAAAGCGTGCTCGCAAGCGTGCTCGTAATGATCATTAA
- a CDS encoding PhoH family protein, whose product MSQIITREFPLEKPEQLQNIIGNQDKFLSILEEGLGVEISQRANSIIVNGEEAKVEAAGSVILELIKLIKKNILIGPSDIASAINMQKKGTLEYFSELYSETLINDARNRPIRVKNFGQRQYIQSIKRNEITFGIGPAGTGKTYLAVVMAISAFKKGDVDKIIITRPAVEAGESLGFLPGDLKEKVDPYLRPIYDAMDAIIGSEQSGRLIERGIVEVAPLAYMRGRTLDNAFIILDEAQNTTPAQMKMFLTRLGFNSRMLVNGDISQIDLPRGSKQSGLIQARRILQNVKSIGIVEFTHDDVVRHPLVGLIVDAYERDEQKRESKENA is encoded by the coding sequence ATGAGTCAGATTATTACTCGGGAATTTCCTTTAGAAAAACCAGAACAGTTACAAAATATTATTGGTAATCAGGACAAGTTTTTATCAATCTTAGAAGAAGGACTTGGTGTAGAAATTAGTCAACGCGCCAATTCGATTATCGTTAATGGCGAGGAGGCAAAAGTAGAGGCTGCTGGATCAGTAATTCTTGAATTGATCAAATTAATTAAAAAAAATATTTTGATTGGTCCGTCTGATATTGCAAGCGCTATTAATATGCAAAAGAAAGGTACTTTAGAGTATTTTTCTGAATTGTATTCAGAAACTTTGATTAACGATGCGCGTAACAGACCAATTCGAGTTAAAAATTTTGGGCAACGCCAGTACATTCAGTCAATCAAAAGAAATGAAATTACTTTCGGAATCGGTCCAGCCGGAACCGGAAAAACGTATTTGGCAGTTGTTATGGCCATATCAGCTTTTAAAAAGGGCGATGTTGATAAAATAATTATCACCAGACCTGCAGTTGAAGCAGGTGAATCTCTTGGCTTTCTGCCTGGGGATTTAAAAGAGAAAGTCGATCCGTATCTTCGCCCGATTTACGATGCCATGGATGCGATTATCGGTTCCGAACAATCCGGCCGTTTAATTGAACGTGGAATTGTCGAAGTAGCCCCTTTAGCCTATATGCGGGGCCGTACACTTGACAATGCCTTTATTATTCTAGATGAAGCTCAAAACACGACCCCGGCTCAGATGAAAATGTTTTTGACGCGTCTCGGATTTAATTCAAGAATGCTTGTCAATGGCGATATTTCTCAGATAGATCTTCCTCGAGGATCCAAACAATCTGGATTAATTCAGGCTCGTAGAATTTTACAAAATGTTAAATCTATTGGAATAGTTGAGTTTACGCATGATGATGTTGTCAGGCACCCTCTGGTTGGCTTAATTGTTGATGCTTATGAGCGTGATGAACAAAAAAGGGAATCAAAAGAAAATGCTTGA
- a CDS encoding ArgE/DapE family deacylase: MGLTENKKVEIFQKIVQLDTENSNEAAVAEYIGNLFKKFDNVKVDYIEAEENRKSVVVTIKGKRQGGKVLAFSGHEDTVSAGDLSTWKYNPFAAEIHDGILYGRGADDMKGGLSSLASAALDVVTDGSDFTGTLKLIGTVGEETSEIGATQVTQSGALNDVTAMILGEPRKNFEIGYTNKGVIDYRVYSTGKSSHSSVPEKGINAINALRKVMDRFDKYFATLTEKNEVLGYFTNAFTLIEGGKQLNQIPDKAELGGNMRTIPETPNDQVINKLRSIIAELNKSEKAELKLEVVFPELPLPVQPITDFTKLAQAKIKEVSGFNGDLVAGTGTNEASEFIKGKSKFPILIFGPESDDCAHAVNEHLKIETYLQAVKIYIEIVKAYLA; this comes from the coding sequence ATGGGTTTAACAGAAAATAAAAAAGTTGAAATTTTTCAAAAAATAGTCCAATTAGATACAGAAAATTCTAACGAAGCTGCTGTCGCTGAATATATTGGCAATCTTTTTAAAAAGTTTGACAATGTTAAAGTCGATTACATTGAAGCTGAAGAGAATAGAAAATCAGTCGTTGTAACCATTAAGGGGAAACGTCAAGGGGGTAAGGTACTTGCATTTTCTGGTCACGAGGACACTGTTTCTGCTGGAGATTTATCAACTTGGAAATATAATCCTTTTGCAGCTGAAATTCATGATGGAATTCTGTATGGGAGAGGTGCTGATGATATGAAAGGCGGTTTATCGTCCTTGGCATCAGCAGCATTAGACGTAGTAACGGATGGTTCCGACTTCACCGGAACCTTGAAATTAATCGGAACCGTTGGGGAAGAAACGAGCGAAATCGGTGCTACTCAAGTTACTCAGAGTGGTGCCTTAAATGATGTTACAGCAATGATTTTGGGTGAGCCACGGAAAAATTTTGAAATTGGATATACCAACAAAGGAGTCATTGATTATCGCGTTTATTCGACCGGAAAAAGTTCCCATTCGTCAGTACCGGAAAAAGGAATTAATGCAATCAACGCTTTGCGTAAGGTTATGGATAGATTCGATAAATATTTTGCTACTCTTACTGAAAAAAATGAAGTTCTCGGTTACTTTACGAATGCTTTTACACTAATCGAAGGGGGAAAACAACTTAATCAAATTCCTGATAAAGCTGAATTGGGTGGCAATATGAGAACCATCCCCGAGACACCAAATGATCAGGTTATTAACAAACTTAGATCTATTATTGCTGAATTGAATAAAAGCGAGAAAGCCGAATTGAAATTGGAAGTTGTTTTTCCCGAACTGCCATTACCTGTTCAGCCGATTACCGATTTTACAAAATTAGCGCAGGCAAAAATAAAAGAAGTCAGTGGTTTCAATGGCGATTTGGTTGCTGGAACGGGTACAAATGAGGCCTCGGAATTTATCAAAGGGAAAAGCAAATTTCCAATTTTAATTTTTGGTCCGGAATCCGATGACTGTGCTCATGCCGTAAATGAGCATTTAAAAATTGAAACTTATTTACAAGCGGTTAAAATTTATATAGAAATTGTTAAGGCTTACCTGGCTTGA
- a CDS encoding glycine--tRNA ligase subunit beta — protein sequence MADYLLEIGLEEIPAHLVTKSENQLIERMKNFFSDNLLDYKKIQAFSTPRRLAVLVHDLSDYSQSKDEERRGPSLKVAKDEHGNWSRAAEGFAHSQGTSPDEFDEHGGYVYLNKHIKGIAAENILQKIGVEVVEKMKFSTYMKWADFKLEYVRPIRWLVSLLDSKVVPFQILDVNADRFTRGHRFLSKGEILISEAKGYEEALNNAYVIVDAKVRKTAIHNQIKKIADTNGWNLHIDPDLLEEVNNIVEYPTAFSGAFDNEYLNLPDIVLTTSMRDNQRFFYVTDEQGKILPHFISVRNGDSNQIENVVKGNEKVLVARLEDAEFFFKEDQKHNIDFFMKKAERLVFHEKIGTMTEHMKRVEKIAALLAEQISFNDQEKRDLKRAAQIYKFDLTTAMVGEFAELQGTMSGIYAEIFGENQTVCQALSEQYLPTSAEGELPKSQVGALLALADKFDTLFSFFAAGIIPSGSNDPYGLRRAALGIVRIIGQQKWSFSVRKLVHSLKEAVNNHETGFAINVTNANEISKEVIGFFLDRIRQQSSDIRYDLLDASTGKVNEGIINYIFKRVRILASHVVDPDFRDVIEALTRVQNLAEKNQNNAEINPKLFVTNSEKCLYQLTKDKDPITLLSKGDHAVYQFLASLKDPINNYFDENMIMDKNPVIKNNRIAQIDLVNDLISSLGDLRKVVVK from the coding sequence ATGGCGGATTATTTATTGGAAATAGGATTAGAGGAAATACCGGCACATTTGGTAACAAAATCCGAGAATCAATTGATCGAACGTATGAAGAATTTTTTTTCGGATAATTTACTCGATTATAAAAAAATACAGGCCTTTTCTACTCCTCGCCGTTTGGCAGTTTTGGTTCATGATTTATCGGATTATTCACAGTCAAAAGACGAGGAACGCCGTGGACCCTCGTTGAAAGTTGCCAAGGATGAACATGGCAATTGGTCAAGAGCAGCCGAAGGCTTTGCTCACAGTCAAGGAACCTCTCCAGACGAATTTGATGAACATGGTGGGTATGTTTATTTAAATAAACATATCAAAGGAATCGCTGCGGAAAATATTCTGCAAAAAATCGGCGTTGAAGTTGTTGAAAAAATGAAATTTTCGACCTATATGAAATGGGCTGATTTTAAATTGGAATATGTGCGTCCGATTCGGTGGCTTGTCTCTTTATTAGATTCAAAGGTTGTTCCTTTTCAAATTCTTGATGTAAATGCCGACCGGTTTACACGTGGTCACCGTTTTTTGAGCAAGGGTGAAATTTTAATTTCTGAAGCGAAGGGTTACGAAGAAGCTCTGAATAATGCTTACGTAATTGTTGATGCAAAAGTTAGAAAAACTGCGATTCACAATCAAATTAAAAAAATTGCTGATACAAACGGTTGGAATTTACACATAGATCCTGATTTATTGGAGGAGGTCAATAACATCGTTGAATATCCAACGGCTTTTTCAGGTGCCTTTGATAATGAATATTTGAATTTACCCGACATTGTTTTAACGACTAGCATGCGCGATAATCAACGTTTTTTTTATGTGACTGATGAGCAAGGAAAAATTTTACCACATTTTATATCGGTAAGAAATGGTGATTCCAATCAAATTGAAAATGTTGTCAAAGGCAACGAAAAAGTCTTGGTAGCGCGTCTTGAAGATGCCGAATTTTTCTTTAAAGAGGATCAAAAACATAATATCGATTTCTTTATGAAGAAAGCCGAACGATTAGTCTTTCATGAAAAAATTGGCACAATGACTGAGCATATGAAACGAGTCGAAAAAATTGCTGCTTTGCTGGCTGAACAGATTTCTTTTAACGACCAGGAAAAAAGAGATTTAAAGCGGGCTGCGCAAATTTATAAATTTGATTTGACTACGGCAATGGTTGGTGAATTCGCTGAACTGCAAGGAACGATGTCAGGAATTTATGCGGAAATATTTGGAGAAAATCAGACAGTTTGCCAAGCCTTGTCAGAACAATATTTGCCAACTTCAGCAGAAGGAGAACTGCCAAAAAGCCAAGTTGGGGCGTTGCTGGCACTTGCCGATAAATTCGATACGCTTTTTTCCTTTTTTGCTGCCGGTATTATACCTTCCGGTTCAAATGATCCATATGGTCTTAGACGAGCCGCTTTGGGAATTGTTAGAATTATTGGCCAGCAAAAATGGAGTTTCTCTGTACGCAAATTGGTTCATAGTTTAAAAGAAGCAGTGAATAATCATGAAACCGGTTTTGCAATTAACGTTACTAACGCAAACGAAATAAGTAAAGAAGTGATTGGATTCTTTTTGGATCGAATCCGGCAGCAAAGTTCTGATATCCGTTACGATTTACTGGATGCCTCCACTGGAAAAGTTAATGAAGGAATCATTAATTATATTTTTAAACGAGTAAGAATATTGGCATCTCATGTGGTTGATCCGGATTTTCGTGATGTAATCGAGGCTCTGACACGAGTACAAAATTTAGCTGAAAAAAATCAAAACAACGCTGAAATAAATCCTAAATTATTTGTGACTAATTCAGAAAAATGTCTTTATCAATTAACGAAAGACAAAGATCCAATTACACTTTTGAGCAAGGGCGATCATGCTGTTTATCAGTTTTTAGCGTCCCTTAAAGATCCGATTAATAATTATTTTGACGAAAACATGATCATGGACAAAAATCCAGTTATAAAAAATAATAGAATTGCTCAGATTGATTTAGTTAACGACTTGATTTCCAGTCTTGGCGACCTTAGAAAAGTTGTCGTTAAGTAA
- a CDS encoding diacylglycerol kinase family protein: protein MGSQNKKPIIPKRKTYKRNKTFFAALFNAFNGIWIMISRERNFRIHIVVALLVLWIGIEFHLSRSDWLWVTVGVSFAIVAEILNTIIEAIVDLTVGDRYDDLAKLAKDVAAAGVVFAVFIEFTILAIILQPYFWRWLGIHNLFSY from the coding sequence ATGGGCTCACAAAATAAAAAACCAATCATTCCAAAACGAAAAACCTATAAGCGCAACAAGACTTTTTTTGCTGCGCTTTTTAATGCATTTAATGGTATTTGGATCATGATTAGTCGAGAACGAAATTTTCGTATTCATATTGTTGTCGCTTTATTAGTTCTTTGGATTGGCATTGAGTTTCATCTGTCACGTTCTGATTGGTTATGGGTCACTGTCGGTGTTTCTTTTGCCATCGTTGCTGAAATTTTAAATACAATTATCGAAGCGATTGTAGATTTAACAGTCGGTGATCGTTACGACGATTTAGCGAAGCTAGCAAAAGATGTTGCCGCTGCAGGAGTTGTTTTTGCTGTTTTCATAGAATTTACAATTCTGGCAATCATTTTGCAACCCTATTTTTGGCGTTGGTTGGGAATACATAATTTATTTAGTTATTAG
- a CDS encoding GTPase Era — MLDNEYKSGFVAIIGRPNVGKSTLLNYIIGQKVAIISSKAQTTRNKIAGIYTTEEAQVVFLDTPGIHKPYNSLDQYMEKASFGALNEADAVWFVVDATEERGGGDNFIIDRLKKIKNTPIYLLVNKIDLVKNKNDLFQAISNYTVNSLDWTEVYPISAKSGEQVNALVTDVIEKLHPGPQYFSKDQITDHPERFLVAELIREKILQLTEQEVPHSIAVVIDSMKKDGVNEKLHIQASIVVERSSQKNIIIGKQGSMIKRIGQLARKDIENLLGEKVYLETWVKVEARWRERPQALQELGYNSKQDL; from the coding sequence ATTTTGGATAATGAATATAAATCTGGTTTTGTAGCAATTATTGGCCGGCCTAATGTTGGTAAATCGACTTTGTTAAATTATATTATTGGTCAAAAAGTAGCGATTATTTCTAGCAAAGCGCAAACCACTAGAAATAAAATTGCTGGCATTTATACGACTGAAGAAGCACAGGTAGTTTTTTTGGATACACCAGGTATTCATAAGCCGTATAACAGTCTTGACCAATATATGGAAAAAGCTAGCTTCGGTGCTTTGAATGAGGCTGATGCTGTCTGGTTTGTTGTTGATGCTACCGAAGAACGCGGCGGCGGAGATAATTTCATCATTGATCGTTTGAAAAAAATTAAGAATACACCGATTTATTTGTTAGTCAATAAGATTGATCTCGTTAAAAATAAGAATGATCTTTTTCAAGCGATTTCGAATTATACCGTTAATTCACTTGACTGGACTGAGGTCTATCCGATCTCGGCAAAGTCAGGTGAACAAGTGAATGCACTTGTTACAGATGTGATTGAAAAATTGCATCCTGGACCACAATATTTTTCGAAAGATCAAATTACAGATCATCCGGAACGTTTTTTGGTTGCGGAATTAATTAGAGAAAAGATTTTGCAGTTAACCGAACAAGAAGTTCCTCATTCAATTGCCGTCGTGATTGATTCAATGAAAAAAGATGGTGTGAACGAAAAACTCCATATTCAGGCTTCAATTGTCGTTGAACGTTCTTCTCAAAAAAATATCATCATTGGCAAACAAGGTAGTATGATTAAAAGAATTGGTCAATTGGCCAGAAAAGATATAGAAAATCTTTTAGGCGAAAAAGTTTATTTGGAAACTTGGGTTAAAGTTGAAGCGCGTTGGCGGGAGAGACCCCAGGCTTTGCAGGAACTTGGTTATAATTCAAAACAAGACTTGTGA